The Lactobacillus sp. ESL0680 genome has a segment encoding these proteins:
- a CDS encoding SEC10/PgrA surface exclusion domain-containing protein: protein MKKNKFVLALISITLLMICMVEVQTSTEPVIAATQGYVKVKAKKKVRLYWASGKHSNYYALPKHRYSYSAKSRIGKKRRSAYKIGNNAHWILAKDVNTVKKAKAATYTKAKMVLPRGYNRTELLKAYEGKPSSSFIAACMQGMKDNTFSRNNLAESKADNETQVDLANITPDQLMTLSDFSLRLINQARDNLGLKPWVDSVGTQKLAQAISTEYEQNGKTIKDGHYVPGIVKACQANGLNLDDNYVEDMAGFYNQKQTLSMTELKKSIYFGIKQMMFGYVGSGESDRGKRSYYQEWEHAGDLFNTQGSLHDGDYNYFGFSVSRTDDICSLHFISVPTYVVKDKKYNLSFKP from the coding sequence ATGAAGAAAAACAAATTTGTACTCGCTTTAATTAGTATTACTTTATTGATGATTTGTATGGTGGAAGTACAGACAAGTACAGAACCTGTAATAGCAGCAACTCAAGGCTATGTTAAAGTCAAGGCAAAGAAAAAAGTCCGGCTTTATTGGGCATCAGGTAAGCATTCTAATTATTATGCTTTGCCTAAGCATCGTTATTCGTATAGTGCCAAAAGTCGAATAGGTAAAAAGCGACGGTCTGCTTATAAAATTGGTAATAATGCGCACTGGATTTTAGCTAAAGATGTGAATACAGTCAAGAAAGCTAAAGCAGCTACATACACTAAGGCGAAAATGGTTCTGCCACGTGGATATAATAGAACGGAACTGCTTAAGGCATATGAAGGTAAGCCCAGCAGCAGTTTTATTGCTGCCTGCATGCAGGGGATGAAGGATAATACTTTTAGCCGCAATAATCTTGCTGAAAGTAAGGCAGATAATGAGACACAGGTTGACCTAGCTAATATTACGCCGGACCAATTAATGACTTTATCAGACTTCTCACTTAGGTTAATTAATCAAGCACGTGATAACTTGGGCTTAAAGCCTTGGGTTGATAGTGTGGGGACGCAAAAGTTGGCTCAGGCGATTTCTACCGAATATGAACAAAATGGTAAGACAATTAAGGATGGGCATTATGTGCCGGGAATTGTTAAAGCTTGCCAAGCCAATGGCCTAAATTTGGATGATAATTATGTTGAAGATATGGCCGGTTTTTATAACCAGAAGCAAACACTGTCAATGACTGAACTGAAGAAGAGTATTTACTTTGGCATTAAGCAGATGATGTTTGGTTATGTCGGCAGTGGTGAGAGTGATCGCGGTAAGCGTAGTTACTACCAAGAATGGGAACATGCTGGCGATTTGTTTAATACGCAGGGGTCGCTCCATGATGGCGATTATAATTATTTCGGTTTTAGTGTATCGCGAACAGATGATATTTGTTCGTTACACTTTATCAGTGTGCCGACCTATGTTGTTAAAGATAAGAAGTATAATTTAAGTTTTAAGCCATAA
- a CDS encoding GNAT family N-acetyltransferase: protein MPIYIRLAQNADLSAIMPIINQAKKLLKQDGSPQWQDGHPNEQMFQDDIIQQRAYVLIVDQEVAGVAVLQTTPDPNYVDIAGAWQNTTTAYATIHRIAISDKYRGQHLGAIFISNLLSRGLFLGFHNFRIDTHAMNKRMQSLIKKSGFHYRGVIHVDPTPDGARYAYELNL, encoded by the coding sequence ATGCCAATTTATATTCGCTTAGCGCAAAACGCTGATCTATCAGCAATTATGCCAATTATTAATCAAGCAAAAAAGTTGTTGAAACAGGATGGCAGCCCGCAATGGCAAGACGGTCATCCCAATGAGCAAATGTTTCAAGATGATATTATTCAACAGCGCGCATACGTCTTAATTGTTGACCAAGAAGTTGCCGGCGTTGCGGTCTTGCAAACTACCCCTGATCCTAATTATGTTGATATTGCAGGTGCTTGGCAAAATACAACAACTGCATATGCGACAATTCATCGAATTGCAATTTCTGATAAATATCGGGGGCAACATTTGGGCGCAATTTTTATTTCCAATTTATTGTCGCGAGGACTGTTTTTGGGATTTCATAATTTTCGCATTGATACACACGCGATGAATAAGAGAATGCAGAGCTTAATTAAGAAGTCAGGCTTCCACTATCGCGGTGTAATTCATGTTGATCCAACACCAGATGGTGCCAGATACGCGTACGAGTTAAACTTATAG
- a CDS encoding Cof-type HAD-IIB family hydrolase, which translates to MAIKLIAIDTDGTLLNSDGQILASTKEVITKALKQNIKIVLCSGRPIAGLQPYMTELGVNGPEQYAVTLNGAITRNADGKIITKDMVNNELYRKMTAFALAHKLPFNVVDEDSHIITADHNIDFVVYLQAYENTAPLYVRTPDEMPDDFSVAKGCFVGDPELLDRYQESITAEFNKDLYVIRSDPHFIELLNPKVNKGNGLKELCAALKIEASEVMALGDERNDISMFNFAGTSVCMGNGSEQAKEQADYVTSSNNDDGISKAFAKFVF; encoded by the coding sequence ATGGCAATTAAACTAATTGCAATCGACACTGACGGTACTTTGTTAAATTCAGATGGGCAGATTTTAGCCAGCACTAAAGAGGTAATTACTAAAGCTCTCAAGCAAAATATCAAAATTGTCCTTTGCTCTGGGCGGCCAATTGCTGGCCTTCAGCCCTACATGACAGAATTAGGTGTTAATGGTCCTGAGCAATATGCCGTTACCTTAAACGGAGCAATTACCCGCAACGCTGATGGTAAAATTATTACCAAGGATATGGTTAATAACGAACTTTATCGCAAAATGACCGCATTTGCGTTAGCTCATAAATTACCATTCAACGTTGTTGATGAGGATTCACATATTATTACTGCCGATCACAACATCGACTTTGTGGTTTATCTTCAAGCGTATGAAAATACGGCTCCACTATACGTTCGTACACCAGATGAAATGCCAGACGATTTTTCCGTTGCCAAAGGCTGCTTTGTTGGTGATCCTGAACTACTCGACCGCTATCAAGAAAGTATCACAGCAGAGTTCAATAAGGATCTCTATGTTATTCGTTCTGATCCACACTTTATCGAGCTGCTTAATCCCAAGGTTAACAAGGGCAACGGTCTAAAAGAACTTTGTGCAGCATTAAAAATTGAAGCTAGCGAGGTCATGGCACTGGGCGATGAACGCAATGATATTTCCATGTTTAATTTTGCCGGTACCAGTGTCTGCATGGGCAACGGCAGCGAGCAAGCGAAAGAACAAGCTGATTATGTTACCAGTTCAAATAACGATGATGGTATCAGCAAAGCTTTTGCCAAATTTGTGTTTTAA